From Pseudomonas sp. G2-4:
CACCGTATCGCAGCCGTGCAACGCCGCTGCAAAGGCCTCGACATTGACCATGTCCCCGACGACCAGTTCTACACGCGGCAGGTTGCCGAACTGCAGTTCACCCTTGGCTCTTGATCGAACCAGGGCTTTGACTGCGTAGCCCCGAGCGATCAATTCCCGCACCAGATTGTTGCCCAACAAGCCCGTGGCACCCGTGACGAAGATGCTGTACATGGTTCAAACCCTTCCTGTTGTTTCGAGGGCGTGTAGATATACCGACCAGGCTCCTCGCGAAAAACAGCGCCTGCTGCATAATGGCTTTGCATATATGCAAACCAAGGGAAGGGACGGCGCATGGCGTTGCAAGCAAATTGGGATGATCTTCGTCTGCTGTTGGCGGTGTCGCGGCGTGGCAGCTTTCTACAGGCCGGGCAGTTGCTGGGTATAGCGCCATCCACGGTGTCCCGTCGTTTGACCCAACTTGAGCGGGCCCTGGGTGAGCCACTCGTGGAGCGGGGCGTTGAAGGGTGCCGGTTGACCCCACGCGGCCAATCGTTGCAGGAGGTTGCCCTGGCTGCGGAGGCGGGTTTGAGGCGCCAAGCCGTTACCAGCGTGTCCGAGCCGCACACCGAGCTATCGGGCAATGTCGTGGTCAGTGCCGGGGAGGGGTTTTCTTCCAGTGTGCTGGAGGCTGCCAGTCGCTTTACATCCCTGCACCCGCAATGCTCGGTGGAGTTGCTGGCAACGGCCGACTTTCACAAGATCGTCCGCGGAGCGGCAGACATTGCCGTGCGTACAGCCCATCTGGGCGAGCCGTCGCTGATTTATCGGCTCATCGGCAGGCTCGCTTACGGTGTCTTCGCCGATGCCAGTTACCTGGAGCGCTTTCCCGGCATGACGCTGGCCAGCGCGGGCAACATTGCCCTGCTTCCGCCGTTGGACATGTTGCCGCAAATGCGTGCGGCAAAAGCTGCGGGCCTGGAGCGGGCGCAGATCAGTGTGAACTCTTTCGCCGTACAGCTTGAGTCGGTGCGACGCGGCATGGGCGTGGGCGTGTTGCCGCGCATTTTGGCGAAGGACCTGGTCGAGGTGTTTCCGCAGATCGAGCTTCCAGACCTGGAGGTTTATCTGGTGACCCGGCCTCAGGCATTGAAGCAAGCCCACATCAAGTGTTTCTTTGCCCTGTTGGAGCGAGTGTTGATCGAAGCCGCGACCCGGGAGGGAGACGACGGCTATTCTTTGGGCGAGCGCCCCGGGCTGCGCGCCTGAGGCGACCTGAAGGTTGGGCGGGATCCCGTTAAGGATCCCACCTGACAGATCACCCGGTGCCCAGCTTATGCACCTCGCGGATCCGTATTCACCCTTGCTTCGCCCCCCCACCAATCTGCCAGACATACGGCGGCTCGGTGCCGTTGATTTCCCAGTCGCCAATGATGCGCTCCTTGTAGATCAGCGGGTTGTGCGAGGCGGCGGTGCGGGCATTGCGCCAGTGGCGGTCGAGGGCCTTGCTGGTGCTGGTGGCGGACGCGCCAAGGGCATTGAACAGGTCGCTGGTGGCGCGTAGCACCAGGTCGGAGATCACCACCTGGGCCTGGGCGGATTCCAGTTCGGCGGCGATGTTGGCGGTGTGCTCGGTCTCGGCGTTACGGCCAAAGCGGCTTTCGTAGGCGCGTTGCGAGGCGCCTGCAGCTCGCAGGGCAGTGGCTTCGGCGGCGTAGACCTGGGCCGAGGCCTTGCCGACCACTTGCTGCACTTGCACGTCCTGGCTCACTGGACTGGCGTTGCCGGTGCTGAAGATCCGCGTGCGTTTGTTCACCTGCTCGGTGATGTCGCGCACGGCCGCG
This genomic window contains:
- a CDS encoding LysR family transcriptional regulator codes for the protein MALQANWDDLRLLLAVSRRGSFLQAGQLLGIAPSTVSRRLTQLERALGEPLVERGVEGCRLTPRGQSLQEVALAAEAGLRRQAVTSVSEPHTELSGNVVVSAGEGFSSSVLEAASRFTSLHPQCSVELLATADFHKIVRGAADIAVRTAHLGEPSLIYRLIGRLAYGVFADASYLERFPGMTLASAGNIALLPPLDMLPQMRAAKAAGLERAQISVNSFAVQLESVRRGMGVGVLPRILAKDLVEVFPQIELPDLEVYLVTRPQALKQAHIKCFFALLERVLIEAATREGDDGYSLGERPGLRA